From Methanoculleus oceani, a single genomic window includes:
- a CDS encoding TIGR00269 family protein: MQCSKCRRDAVIYQRYSGLHLCEQHFNRDFEAKAKRAIREHRWIESGDTVAVALSGGKDSSAVLFFLHRLLGERRDVRLMAITVDEGISGYRDPNQARKIADSMGVPWVTASFADEYGITLDEIVGRKGTGLSCSYCGVLRRALINRIAREEGVTKFAYGFNLDDEAQSVLMNALRGDADRLTRPMREVEGMVPRIKPFTYIPEREVALYAFLHVEGFDLAGCPYAGDALRGDVRGILDDYTYRHPATKYSLVNLGEALRGAERVTGEGLRVCERCGEPCGRICRTCQILDELRDATARRTGP; the protein is encoded by the coding sequence ATGCAGTGCAGCAAGTGCCGCCGCGACGCGGTCATCTACCAGCGATACTCGGGGCTGCACCTCTGCGAGCAGCACTTCAACCGGGATTTCGAGGCGAAGGCGAAGCGGGCGATCCGGGAGCACCGCTGGATCGAGTCGGGCGATACGGTGGCGGTGGCGCTCTCGGGGGGCAAGGACTCGAGCGCCGTCCTCTTCTTCCTCCACCGGCTCCTCGGCGAGCGCCGGGACGTCCGGCTGATGGCGATCACCGTGGACGAGGGGATCTCCGGCTACCGCGACCCGAACCAGGCCCGGAAGATCGCCGACAGCATGGGCGTCCCCTGGGTGACGGCCTCGTTCGCCGACGAATACGGGATCACACTCGATGAGATCGTGGGCCGGAAGGGGACGGGGCTCTCCTGCTCCTACTGCGGCGTGCTGCGGCGGGCGCTGATAAACCGGATTGCCCGCGAAGAGGGCGTCACGAAGTTCGCCTACGGGTTCAACCTGGACGACGAGGCCCAGTCGGTGCTGATGAACGCCCTCCGGGGGGATGCGGACCGGCTCACCCGCCCCATGCGGGAGGTCGAGGGCATGGTCCCCCGGATCAAGCCGTTCACGTACATCCCGGAGCGGGAGGTGGCGCTCTACGCCTTCCTCCACGTCGAGGGGTTCGACCTTGCGGGCTGCCCCTACGCGGGCGACGCTCTTCGGGGGGACGTCCGCGGCATCCTCGACGACTACACCTACCGCCACCCGGCGACGAAGTACTCGCTCGTCAACCTCGGCGAGGCCCTCCGGGGGGCGGAGAGGGTTACCGGCGAAGGGCTCCGGGTCTGCGAGCGGTGCGGCGAGCCGTGCGGGAGGATCTGCCGGACGTGCCAGATTCTCGATGAATTGCGGGATGCGACTGCCCGTAGGACAGGACCTTGA
- a CDS encoding COG1361 S-layer family protein, protein MLLLALLVVPGTAQGTKYLYGSPDLSATISGTNEFAPGAETQLAVIISNSGLNTHKIVGSTLITPDDQPNTAKLVSVALKSTDTPFTIKTDPQFLSDIMGGASGTATFDVKVADSAEPGTYVLPLEVTYTYLLDAEEYGSDVLRYNYQKTTKTLPLTVRVTPDLRVEVLDVRSESLNVGTEGYVYLTLKNIGHDTANKAIAKVTRSGASPLIPTDGSAYVGTFEPGETVDVKFKVSVADTAEPQSYPLDVAVTYEDYEGKTVTSRSATIGLPVGGKIAFEVVSPTSVLYLGQKSILEVVYRNTGAATVYNAQARISAVNPFTSSDDTAFLGDLAPGETATARFEMNVDGDGTEKEYGIDSEIRYRDDLDNSKISDTMKVRVALERRQDTIFTNPAFLVVLAAVIIGAGYYIFVYRKKQR, encoded by the coding sequence ATGCTCCTGCTGGCACTCCTGGTTGTGCCGGGGACGGCGCAGGGCACCAAGTACCTCTATGGAAGTCCCGATTTATCGGCAACAATTTCCGGCACCAATGAGTTCGCACCCGGTGCCGAGACCCAGCTTGCGGTCATCATATCCAATAGCGGGCTGAACACCCACAAGATCGTCGGCTCGACGCTCATCACCCCCGACGACCAGCCGAACACCGCGAAACTGGTCTCCGTGGCGCTCAAGAGCACCGATACGCCGTTTACCATCAAGACGGATCCCCAGTTCTTGAGCGACATCATGGGCGGCGCCTCAGGAACCGCCACGTTCGACGTGAAGGTTGCCGACTCCGCGGAGCCGGGCACGTACGTGCTGCCGCTCGAGGTGACCTACACCTACCTGCTGGATGCGGAAGAGTACGGGAGCGATGTCCTCCGCTACAACTACCAGAAGACGACCAAGACCCTGCCGCTGACGGTGCGGGTCACGCCCGATCTCCGCGTCGAGGTCCTGGACGTGCGGTCCGAGTCGCTGAACGTCGGCACGGAAGGTTATGTCTACCTGACCCTGAAGAACATCGGGCACGACACGGCGAACAAGGCCATCGCGAAGGTCACGAGGAGCGGCGCGAGCCCGCTCATCCCCACCGACGGCAGTGCCTATGTCGGGACGTTCGAGCCGGGGGAGACGGTGGACGTGAAGTTCAAGGTCTCGGTCGCCGACACCGCCGAGCCCCAGTCGTACCCGCTCGACGTCGCGGTCACCTACGAAGACTACGAGGGGAAGACGGTGACCTCGCGGTCGGCGACGATCGGTCTTCCCGTCGGCGGCAAGATCGCCTTCGAGGTCGTCTCGCCGACGTCGGTGCTCTACCTGGGGCAGAAGAGCATCCTCGAGGTCGTGTACCGGAATACCGGGGCGGCGACGGTCTATAACGCCCAGGCCCGGATCAGCGCCGTCAACCCCTTCACCAGCAGCGACGACACCGCCTTCCTCGGCGACCTTGCCCCGGGCGAGACCGCGACGGCACGGTTCGAGATGAACGTCGACGGCGACGGTACCGAGAAGGAGTACGGAATCGACTCCGAGATCCGCTACCGCGACGACCTCGACAACAGCAAGATATCGGATACCATGAAAGTACGGGTCGCGCTTGAGAGGAGACAGGACACTATCTTCACCAATCCGGCCTTCCTCGTCGTTCTTGCGGCCGTCATCATCGGAGCAGGGTATTATATATTCGTGTACCGTAAGAAACAGAGATGA
- a CDS encoding DUF128 domain-containing protein, which produces MHVPLKFTNHRIEEYALRVTYRPEEDTGTIIYNLSLIESPDLDFTLSIMKEAHTAGITISDRLLVAGPGEQVDGYTVPDGKHAVCTMCSITLDALLLRRGIPINPIGGGIVEVEGRVPRRFTSMILYRDTTLDPLEVLISQEATSILDVMRHRNGNILANIRECHMEAEPLMGAVLDELTAIGFSGILDIGAPNFPLLGVPVSPQYVGVAMVGGTNAMAAVKEAGRPVVTRALKGLIDIREMGYLEDY; this is translated from the coding sequence ATGCATGTCCCCCTGAAGTTCACCAATCACCGTATCGAGGAGTACGCGCTCAGGGTGACCTACCGCCCGGAGGAGGACACCGGGACGATCATCTACAACCTCTCGCTCATCGAGAGCCCGGACCTCGACTTCACGCTCTCCATCATGAAAGAGGCCCACACAGCGGGCATCACCATCAGCGACCGGCTCCTGGTCGCCGGGCCGGGGGAGCAGGTCGACGGCTACACCGTGCCGGACGGCAAGCATGCCGTCTGCACGATGTGCAGCATCACGCTCGATGCCCTCCTTCTCCGGCGCGGCATCCCGATCAATCCGATCGGGGGAGGGATCGTCGAGGTCGAAGGAAGGGTTCCGCGGCGGTTCACGAGCATGATCCTCTATCGCGATACCACGCTCGACCCCCTTGAGGTCCTGATCTCCCAGGAGGCCACATCGATCCTCGACGTCATGCGTCATCGGAACGGCAATATCCTCGCAAACATCCGGGAATGCCACATGGAGGCCGAACCGCTCATGGGCGCGGTGCTCGACGAACTGACGGCCATCGGGTTCTCCGGCATTCTGGACATCGGCGCGCCGAACTTCCCCCTGCTCGGGGTTCCGGTGAGCCCGCAGTACGTGGGCGTGGCGATGGTCGGGGGCACCAATGCAATGGCGGCCGTCAAAGAGGCAGGAAGACCTGTGGTGACACGGGCGCTCAAAGGTCTGATCGATATCCGGGAGATGGGTTACCTGGAGGATTACTGA
- a CDS encoding glucose-6-phosphate isomerase family protein codes for MNGYWDGPKPEPQARTIEEMRDVLADPGCTSDQPLYFMYRDLARSESDRNWLRQHHVRYDITVIPARTLCGEYVKTKGHYHTVNPAGELYPEIYEVLEGTGHYLLQTENADDVVMIEGTAGDKILIPPGYGHVTINPGREDLVMANLVSSEFSSNYGPYAELQGAAYYEMEGGALVKNPRYHDAPPVRYCNPVEVPDFGIEKEVALYELIGRPRSVAFLNHPEQFMEIFSDVTGGCLVMR; via the coding sequence ATGAACGGGTACTGGGACGGCCCTAAACCGGAGCCGCAGGCAAGGACAATCGAGGAAATGCGGGATGTTCTCGCAGATCCCGGCTGCACCTCCGATCAGCCCCTCTATTTTATGTACCGGGATCTCGCCCGGAGTGAGAGCGACCGGAACTGGCTCCGGCAGCACCACGTCCGCTACGATATCACCGTCATTCCCGCCCGGACCCTCTGCGGGGAGTACGTCAAGACAAAGGGGCACTACCACACCGTGAACCCGGCAGGTGAACTTTACCCGGAGATCTACGAGGTGCTCGAGGGGACGGGGCACTACCTCCTCCAGACCGAAAATGCCGACGACGTGGTGATGATCGAGGGGACCGCCGGCGACAAGATCCTGATCCCGCCGGGGTACGGCCACGTGACGATCAACCCCGGAAGGGAGGATCTCGTGATGGCAAACCTCGTCTCGTCGGAATTCTCCAGCAACTACGGCCCCTACGCGGAACTACAGGGCGCCGCCTACTACGAGATGGAGGGCGGGGCGCTGGTGAAGAACCCGCGCTACCACGACGCCCCGCCGGTGCGCTACTGCAACCCGGTAGAGGTCCCGGACTTCGGGATCGAGAAAGAGGTCGCGCTCTATGAACTCATCGGGCGGCCCCGGTCGGTCGCGTTCTTGAACCACCCCGAACAGTTCATGGAGATCTTCTCCGACGTGACCGGCGGATGTCTTGTGATGCGGTAG
- a CDS encoding FAD-dependent oxidoreductase, with amino-acid sequence MIVVIGGGPAGRLGAMHLAQAGAEVRLVEQRSIGGQCLHERCMTICALNDVARLIEYARTQKDLGILDSVPAVSYPAIRRRICEVQEKLSSVLDVETRRSGVEVVYGAEGRLEGNRVFIGDEEVRADAVLAATGSRPAVPGFPGTDIPGVYTYQTLPAMPDLPRRMVVVGGGVVAAEFAHIFRAFGSEVEIVARHRLLGDLDPKMRSAALRDLAGVGIREQAAVASIEGGARVRSVLLADGEELAADAVLLATGLVPRSESLQGLEKGPDGAVVVDSRMRTSVKNVYAAGDVIGPPYLTPAARREGVVAAENILGRETVMDYEGIPQAMSLRYDYAFATVGADGGVTLSAPAPAGPGSFWDVAGGWAGLAQIRVDPGSGRLIGAAAGVPGASTLLSYLGYLMKQGVTVGDFDDIVEVHPSTDGVYGLARYAAGMLKKKE; translated from the coding sequence ATGATCGTTGTCATCGGTGGCGGGCCCGCGGGAAGGCTCGGGGCGATGCATCTCGCGCAGGCCGGGGCGGAAGTCCGGCTCGTTGAGCAGCGCAGCATCGGCGGACAGTGCCTCCACGAGCGGTGCATGACCATCTGCGCCTTGAACGACGTCGCCCGGCTCATCGAGTATGCCCGGACCCAGAAGGACCTCGGGATCCTCGACTCGGTTCCGGCCGTCTCCTACCCGGCGATCCGGAGACGGATCTGCGAGGTCCAGGAGAAACTCTCCTCAGTCCTCGACGTCGAGACCCGCCGGAGCGGGGTCGAGGTCGTCTACGGCGCCGAAGGCCGCCTGGAAGGCAACCGGGTATTCATCGGCGACGAGGAGGTCCGGGCCGACGCGGTCCTCGCGGCCACCGGGTCGCGGCCGGCAGTCCCCGGGTTCCCCGGCACCGATATTCCGGGCGTCTACACCTACCAGACGCTCCCCGCGATGCCCGACCTCCCGCGCCGCATGGTCGTCGTCGGCGGCGGGGTGGTGGCGGCGGAGTTCGCCCACATATTCCGGGCGTTCGGGTCCGAAGTCGAGATCGTCGCCCGGCACAGGCTGCTCGGGGACCTCGATCCGAAGATGCGCTCCGCCGCGCTACGCGACCTCGCCGGGGTTGGCATCCGCGAGCAGGCCGCCGTCGCAAGCATCGAGGGCGGCGCCCGGGTCCGCTCGGTTCTCCTCGCCGACGGCGAAGAACTGGCGGCCGATGCCGTCCTGCTTGCCACCGGACTCGTCCCCCGGTCGGAGTCGCTTCAGGGTCTTGAGAAGGGCCCGGACGGCGCCGTCGTCGTCGACTCGAGGATGCGCACGAGCGTGAAAAATGTCTACGCAGCCGGAGACGTCATCGGCCCGCCCTACCTCACCCCCGCCGCTCGCCGGGAAGGCGTGGTGGCGGCCGAGAACATCCTCGGCCGCGAGACCGTCATGGACTATGAGGGCATCCCCCAGGCGATGAGCCTCCGCTACGACTACGCTTTCGCCACGGTCGGCGCCGACGGGGGCGTCACCCTCTCGGCGCCCGCCCCCGCAGGCCCCGGCTCGTTCTGGGACGTGGCCGGGGGCTGGGCGGGGCTTGCACAGATCCGGGTCGATCCCGGGAGCGGCCGGCTCATCGGAGCCGCTGCCGGTGTTCCCGGAGCATCTACCCTCCTTTCCTACCTCGGCTACCTGATGAAACAGGGCGTCACCGTCGGCGACTTCGACGATATCGTCGAGGTCCACCCCTCGACCGACGGCGTCTACGGGCTCGCCCGCTACGCTGCGGGGATGCTCAAGAAGAAAGAATGA
- a CDS encoding putative manganese-dependent inorganic diphosphatase, producing the protein MGQNKIVIIGHRQPDTDSICSVIGYAELLNHAEPGKYIPARCGEVSPETRFALETFGAEAPVYIASVEPTVSDIPLDTRSVRQDVPTVDVAALMDTYDMRNMPITDVNETLVGLVSEYGLARAYVRKNPREQLSLVPMPLGTLARILDARTVVPAREVLGEGRVYTVIDALHVTLSRMTPDDIAIVGDNEPAQLALISAGVAALIIAEGAPVGERVIDAARTRGASVLATTLDAFSVGKMISLSLPASMIMETDVPTVRTEDSLEYAKSVVSNSKFRTACVVGEERQHIGLISRTTLMQDVQKSVILLDHNEYSQAVDGIEQADILEIIDHHRLGAISTLKPVRFLNDPVGSTSTIVANKFIEACVEPTPSTAGLLLSGILSDTMVMKLSTTTPADIRAADHLADIAGVDPAEFGPELIRKGMDLDALPKEELLTRDMKRYNLFGRSIMVSQVMTSSFAFSETHAQEIRAELDRLRTTMGVDCFFALFTNVFSNASDLFAAGDEACITKLDLRDQPVRLEGVMSRKKDFIPKFGQMFRQL; encoded by the coding sequence ATGGGACAGAACAAGATCGTTATCATCGGGCACAGGCAGCCCGACACCGACAGCATCTGCAGCGTCATCGGCTACGCCGAGCTCCTGAACCACGCCGAACCGGGGAAGTACATCCCTGCCCGGTGCGGGGAGGTGAGCCCGGAGACGAGGTTCGCGCTCGAGACGTTCGGCGCCGAGGCTCCGGTCTACATAGCGAGCGTCGAGCCCACCGTATCGGATATACCGCTCGATACCCGGAGCGTCCGGCAGGACGTCCCGACGGTCGACGTCGCCGCCCTGATGGACACCTACGATATGCGGAACATGCCGATCACGGACGTGAACGAGACCCTGGTCGGCCTCGTCAGCGAGTACGGCCTCGCCCGGGCCTACGTCCGGAAGAACCCCCGGGAGCAGCTCTCGCTCGTCCCGATGCCGCTTGGGACCCTCGCCCGCATCCTCGACGCCCGGACGGTCGTGCCGGCGCGCGAGGTGCTCGGGGAAGGCCGGGTCTACACGGTGATCGACGCCCTGCACGTCACCCTCTCCCGGATGACGCCCGACGACATCGCGATCGTCGGGGACAACGAGCCGGCCCAGCTCGCCCTGATATCGGCGGGGGTCGCCGCGCTCATCATCGCCGAAGGGGCGCCGGTGGGCGAGCGGGTGATCGACGCCGCCCGGACGAGAGGTGCCTCGGTGCTCGCGACGACGCTCGACGCTTTCAGCGTCGGCAAGATGATCAGCCTCTCTCTCCCCGCGAGCATGATCATGGAGACCGACGTTCCCACGGTGCGGACGGAGGACTCGCTCGAGTACGCAAAAAGCGTCGTCTCGAACTCCAAGTTCAGGACGGCCTGCGTCGTCGGGGAAGAGAGGCAGCACATCGGGCTCATATCCCGGACGACGCTGATGCAGGACGTCCAGAAGTCGGTGATCCTCCTCGACCACAACGAGTATTCCCAGGCCGTGGACGGGATCGAGCAGGCGGACATCCTCGAGATCATCGACCACCACCGCCTCGGCGCGATCTCCACCTTAAAGCCGGTGCGGTTCCTCAACGACCCCGTGGGGTCGACCTCGACGATTGTCGCGAACAAGTTCATCGAGGCCTGCGTGGAGCCAACGCCGTCGACCGCCGGGCTCCTTCTCTCGGGGATCCTCTCGGATACGATGGTGATGAAACTCTCGACGACCACGCCCGCGGACATCCGGGCGGCGGACCACCTCGCGGACATCGCAGGGGTCGACCCGGCCGAGTTCGGGCCGGAACTGATCCGGAAGGGCATGGACCTCGACGCCCTCCCGAAGGAAGAACTCCTCACCCGGGATATGAAGCGCTACAACCTCTTCGGCCGGAGCATCATGGTCTCGCAGGTGATGACGTCGTCGTTTGCGTTCTCAGAGACCCACGCACAGGAGATCCGGGCCGAACTCGACCGCCTGCGGACGACGATGGGGGTCGACTGCTTCTTCGCCCTCTTCACGAACGTCTTTAGTAACGCAAGCGACCTCTTCGCCGCCGGGGACGAGGCCTGCATCACCAAACTGGACCTACGGGACCAGCCCGTCCGGCTCGAGGGCGTCATGTCCCGGAAAAAAGATTTTATCCCGAAGTTCGGGCAGATGTTCCGGCAGCTCTGA
- a CDS encoding TrmB family transcriptional regulator: MKAPRNVPDALLESLKSLGLTRYEALVYIGLLRVAGATATEVHEISGVPRASVYPVLDRLVQKELVSVSHTTPKRFDAVPPDQGVENLMRRIESDAQSARTALDALYREKRPEGRGDREQIWTLYGEENIRTRLADMFRSAERSVEVLAAWDLLRESVLPLLEAVPDSIPVEIVTEHWEGEQPSRFRLHILSLAALHGTHFPTENLLPYERSGVFLVDDARALLWMEGADGQPSALYSESAGLVLFVRRHITSVTEWAKTAGQ; encoded by the coding sequence ATGAAGGCTCCCCGGAATGTTCCAGATGCTCTCCTCGAATCACTTAAATCACTGGGGCTTACAAGATACGAAGCTCTCGTATACATCGGGCTCCTCAGGGTAGCCGGGGCGACCGCGACGGAGGTCCACGAGATCTCCGGCGTGCCGCGCGCGTCCGTCTACCCCGTTCTCGACCGGCTCGTCCAGAAGGAACTGGTCAGCGTCTCCCACACCACGCCCAAACGGTTTGACGCGGTCCCTCCCGACCAGGGCGTCGAGAACCTGATGCGCCGGATCGAGAGCGACGCCCAGAGTGCCCGGACAGCCCTCGATGCCCTCTACCGGGAGAAGAGGCCGGAAGGCCGGGGCGACCGGGAACAGATCTGGACTCTGTACGGGGAGGAGAACATCCGGACCCGCCTTGCCGATATGTTCCGGAGCGCGGAACGGAGCGTGGAGGTGCTGGCGGCGTGGGATCTCCTCCGGGAGAGCGTGCTCCCGCTGCTCGAAGCCGTCCCCGACTCCATACCGGTCGAGATCGTCACCGAGCACTGGGAGGGGGAGCAGCCTTCCCGGTTCCGGCTCCATATCCTTTCCCTCGCCGCGTTGCACGGGACTCATTTCCCGACGGAGAACCTGCTGCCGTATGAGAGGTCCGGTGTCTTCCTGGTGGACGACGCCCGGGCGCTGCTCTGGATGGAGGGGGCCGACGGGCAGCCCTCGGCCCTCTACTCTGAGTCCGCGGGGCTCGTCCTGTTTGTGCGGCGGCATATCACCAGCGTCACGGAATGGGCGAAGACCGCCGGTCAGTAA